TCTGATCGACGGGTTGATGGACAACCGTGAGTACATCCCGTCGATCACCTGTGTCAACAAGGTCGACCTCATCGAACCCGACTACAAGGAAACGGTCGACGAACAACTTCGCGAGCGCGACCTCGACCCTGAGGAGGTGACGTTCATCAGCGCCGAAATGGAGAAAGGACTCGAGGCGCTCAAAGACCGCATCTGGAACAATCTCGACCTCATCCGCGTCTATATGGACAAACCCGGTCGCGGCGTCGACTGGGACGAACCGCTCGTCATCGAACGCGGCTCCACCGTGGGCGAGGCGATCACAAAACTCGGCGGAGAGATGGAAGAACGGTTCCGATTCGCCCGGGTCAGCGGACCAAGTGCGACACACGACGAACAGCAGGTCGGTGAGGAGCACGTACTCGAGGACGAGGACGTGTTGAAGTTGATTCTGCGTCGCTGACGGACGGGGCACTTTTTCGACACACGTTGTTCGACATGCGTTGGTGAGTCTCGAAACTAGGTCAGAACGTCTCACGATCGGACTGACTTTTTCGAGCGCAACGCGAACGAACGAGTCGCGGTTCGGGACACAATACGTTGCTGTCCGTAAACGAGACGCGGATAGACTTTCGAGAATATACTGATCTATAGGGCAAACAATCGAATACGTAGGATTATTTGCACACCTGGTGAATAGTGGCGCATGTCGGATTTTGGTGCACTTTCGCTCGTTCCACCGCTGCTTGCGATTGTCCTCGCAATCGTGACACGCCGACCGATTCTATCGCTATTTGTCGGGATCTGGTCGGGTGGCATCATCGCAACGGGGACGCACGGAATTGGACAGACGTTCGATTGGATCTCCGGATCGATTGGGGACGTATTCCACGCCCAAATTCTGGTCTTCACGCTGTTGCTTGGTTCCGGCGTGGCGCTCATCTGGCGTCTCGGTGGTGCAACAGCCGTTCGAAACTGGGCGACCAATCGGATTCGAACCCAGCGAACCACCGGGCTCACCACGTGGATTCTCGGGATACTCCTGTTCTTCGACGATTACGCAAACACGGCCATCGTCGGCAACACAATGCGCGAAATCTCCGATCAGATGCGGATGTCGCGCGAAAAGCTGTCTTACATTGTAGACTCGACCGCCGCACCGGTCGCAACCATCGGGCTCTCGAGTTGGGTCGCGTTTCAGCTGTCGATGATCGACGAGGGGTACGAGAGTCTGGTCAACGACGATGACCTCGACGTTGCTGCAGGAGACGTGCCAGGAGTCTTCGAAACGTTCGTCGGGTCGATTCCGTTTAATACATACTCGCTGCTTGCGATCGTGATGGTTGGCGTTATCGTCCTCTCGCGACGCGATTACGGGGAGATGCTCACCGCCGAGCGCCGCTCCTGGCAGACGGGGAAGGTCAATCGGGACGACGCACAACCGCTGCAAGAGGTCGAAGAGGACCTTCGCGAACCGATCGAGAAAAAGCCGATGCTACGGACGTTCTTCGCGCCGATTGTGGCCCTCGTTGCGGTGACGCTCGCCGGTGCGTTCTGGACGGGGTATCAGGAGTGGGGTGCCGAACAGGCCGAGGAGGGAGCCCCGACGACGGTTACGGAGGCCATGAACGAGGAGGGGGTCGTTCAGGCCCTTGTTGACATCGTCGGTGCCGGTGACTTCGCTGCCGCGCTCGTCTGGGGATCGTTCGCCATGGTCGCGACGGCAATCATCATCGGACTCGCGTACGGCCTGTTCGATCTCGGTGACAGCGTCGAGACGGTACTCGAAGGATTCAACCTTATGCTGACCGCAGTGACCGTGCTCGTCCTCGCGTGGTCGATCAGCGCCGTCGCGGAGGACCTCGGGACCGGCGACTACGTCGCCACCGTGGTCGGCGACTTCCTCCCGCCCGAACTGCTCCCAATCGTCGTCCTCTTTGTGGCCGCCTTCGTCGCGTTCACGATGGGGTCGTCCTGGGCAACGATGGGGATCGTGACGCCGATTGCCATCACGGTCGCCTACAACCTCACTGGTACCTTCGAACTGATGCCAGTCGTCGTCGGCGCAGTGTTCTCCGGTGCTATCTTCGGTGACCACACGTCGCCGATTTCGGACACCTCCGTCCTCTCGTCGACGTTTACCGGCGCAGACCTCATCGACCACATTCGGACGCAGATATACTACGCTACGACGGTCATGTTTGTCGTCGTCATCTGCTACCTCCTCTACGGCTACTTCTCGGTGCCACCCATTGTCTTCCTCCCGATCGGTTTTTTCCTGCTTGTCGGGCTGGTCTACGCCCTTTCGGAACTCGATGGGCTCCGCCGGGGAGTCGACCCGAAGACGTCTGCCGGTCCCCAGGAGCCACCCGCTCGCTCGGCCCAGGACCGCGAGGACTGAGACTGAGCACGAACCACGACCGAGAGGACTGCACACCACTTACGGACTGTTTCACCATTCCTCGCCAGCCACTCGCCAGCCACTCGCCAGCCACTCGTCACACACTACCGAACAGACCGCCGCCTTCGCCACTCTTTTGCCAATTCCCGGCGTTTGCTCGCCCATGGACGGAACGCTCGACCACGTGATGCTTCGCGTCGCAAACCTCGAGGAGTCACTCGAGTGGTACCAGACCCATCTCGAGTACGAAGAGAAAGATCGCTACGAGGGCGACGGCTTCACCATCGTCTATCTCGGCCCCGAAGAGATGCACGAGGACGGTGCACTGCTCGAACTCACCCACAACGAGGGCGAGGACGACCTCGAGGTCGGCGACGCCTGGGGGCACATCGCTGTCCGCGTTCCCGAGGGGGAACTCGAGGACTACTACCAGCAGCTCATGGACGAGGGCGTCGAGGACTACCGCGATCCTGAGTCCTGCGGTGGCCGCTACGCGTTCGTGAAGGATCCGGACGGCCACGAAATCGAGATCGTCAAGCGCGACCCCGATGAGGGCGCGCTCTGGTCGCTCGACCACACGATGATCCGCGTCGAGGACGCCGACGAGGCGCTCGGTTACTGGACTCGCAAATTCGAGTACGAACACACCGGCCGCTGGGAGGCAGACACGTTCTCGAACTACTTCCTGAAGCCCGAGGACGCCGCGCCTGAAGAGATGGCACTCGAGCTCACCTACAACTACGACGGCCGTAGCTACGACATGGGCGACGCCTGGGGTCACCTCTGCGTTCGCGTCGACGATCTCGAGGACGACTGGGAGCAGCTGCTAACCCGTGAGGCGCCGGATTACCGCGACCCCGAGAGCAACGACAACATGTACGCCTTCACGAAAGATCAGGACGGCCACGAGATCGAGCTCCTCGAACGCGACCCGGACGCTGACTCACTGTTCCCGTTCTAGATACAGTCAATTAAGCAACTAGAACGTCTCGTATTAGCGGTTTCGAAACACCGGGGTAATAACGATATCGGCCGTTATCGGCTGTTTCTCGGAAGAAAGACGGTACCAGCTGGTGATATCTTCAACAAGTTTATGCCGGGTCCGGTTCGTAAACAGTAACGAATGTTGACAGGGTGGCGGTTTCGAATCGGAAGCGTTCTTGGCGTGATCGCGGTGACGATCACTGCCGTACTCGCTGCAAACCACCCCGCTTTGCAGGCTCTCTTTACGACGTACGTGCCGCTGTTCAATCGACTCGAGGTTACAGTCCTCTCTGGATCGTCGTTGTACTGGGCGGTCGCACTGAGTGTGATCGCAGTCGTTGGCTGTCTCATTCCGCTGTATAAACCCCAGCCGCGGCGGACGCTCGATCTGGTACTTTTCGCCCAGAAACGCGTTGTTGTCGCAATGCTCGCACTCGCGGCACTTGGCTACTTCAAGTGGTCACACCGCTTGCCACGAGCGACGCTTGCGATGATTGCAGGCGTGCTTCTCGTGACGATTCCGCTGCTGTTTCTCGTCATTCGTCGTCATCCCGGGAAAGGCGCTTCGCGGACACTCATCGTGGGTGACGACCTCGGCCAGATCGAACGTATCGCTCCGGAAATCGATACACCGGTGCTTGGCTATCTCTGTCCGTCGACAGTAGCCACGTTTTCCTTCGACGAACAGACGATCGACTCTCATCTCACGACTGACGGTGGGATGGTCGTTGGAGATCCAACGAATCAGCAGCCCGGCGACCACGATCAGGATTCAGAGGGGAAGGCCTCCGGTGAGACAGATCCGAATGCTGGGACACTACGTCACGGCGACCACGACACCGTCGACGCGTTGACCCGACTCGGTGGCCTCTCGAGACTCGAGGACGTGCTGGTCGAGTACGACATCGACACCGTCGTACTCGCCTTCCAGCGGCCCGACCGCGCCGAGTTTTTCGGTGCGCTCGATGCCTGCCACGAACACGGCGTGCGAGCGAAAGTCCACCGCAAGTACGCCGATAGCGTGTTGGTCGCGAGCAGCGCCGTCGATACACTGGTCGACGTCGACCTCGAGCCGTGGGATCCGTTCGATCACTTCTTCAAGCGCGTCTTCGACGTCTGTTTTGCCGCCGCCGGGTTGCTCGCGTTCGCGCCGCTCATGCTGGTGATCGCACTCGCGATCAAACTCGACAGCGCCGGACCGGTGCTGTACAGCCAGCATCGAACTGCCGGCTTCGGTGAGACGTTCCCGATCTACAAGTTCCGGACGATGGTACCCGAAGGTGAGTCCGCGACACCGACCGACGACGAAAACAACGACCGCATTACGCGGGTCGGACGCGTGCTCCGAACAACCCACCTTGACGAGCTCCCACAGCTGTGGTCGATCCTGCTCGGCGAGATGAGCGTCGTCGGTCCGCGGGCGGTCTGGACCAGCGAGGAGCCGCTGCTCGAACAGGACGTTCCCGCGTGGCGAAAGCGCTGGTTCGTCAAACCCGGCCTCACCGGACTCGCTCAGATCAACGACGCCAAGAGCACCGACCCGAACATGAAGCTCCGGTACGATCTCGAGTACATCCGCAAACAGTCCATCTGGTTCGACTGTACGATCGTGATCCGCCAGCTCTGGAAGGTACTCGACGATGTCAGAGGGGCGTCTGAGTAAATCGTCATAATATAGTAACAACTGCAACTAGTTACACACTGATCGCCGAGCAGGCTGGCGATCAGGTGTGCAGTGACTTGCAGTGGCTACTATAGTGCCTGAAGCGTCTCAGCCAGCGGCGTGCACTGGTCTGCCCCGCCAGATGGAGCGAAAGTGGCCAATCCACGGTGAGACAGTCTGGTATTCGATAGGCTCTGTTGAAATCCTTAGTGAGTTACAGGTTCGGTCGGTAGTTTGAGTAGATGCAGACCCTCCCAAAGTCTCGGTTGCTCCGATTTGTCGAGGAAGCATTTCAGTTAGCGAAACGTGCCGTAGCTCGATACTCCTCAAAGTTCTCGAAACAACGCTACACGCTCCATCAGCACATCGTTCTCCTCTGTCTCAAGGTTCGGAAGAACACGACCTATCGTACACTCCTCGACGAACTCATCGAGATGCCCCGTATCCGGAACGCGATCAATCTCACTGAACTCCCTGCGCCGTCTACGCTCTGCAAGGCGTTCAACAGACTCGATATGGCTGTCTGGCGAGTGCTGCTCAATCTCTCTGTTTCACTGCTCCCGACCACCGGCGTTGCGGGGATCGATGCTTCGGGATTCGACCGCAGTCACGCCTCGAAACACTACACGAAACGAGCCAAACTCACGATTCAGCAACTCAAAGTAACACTGTTGGTCGATTCCAAAGTGAACGCAGTCCTTGATTTACACGTGACGACGACACGAAAACACGATAGCCAGATCGCTCCATCGTTGATCAAACGTAACCCCGAGACTATCGACATCTTGCTCGGGGACAAAGGCTACGACGACCAGAAAATCAGACAGCTTGCTCGTCAACACGAGATTCGTCCACTAATCAAGCATCGTGAGTTCACACCGCTTCACAAGGCATGGAACGCACGCTTAGACGCTGACCTCTACGGCCAACGGAGTCAATCAGAGACAGTCAACTCAACGCTCAAGCGGAAGTACGGTGCATTCGTCCGTTCACGACGCTGGTGGAAGCAGTTTCGTGAACTCGCTCTTGGGTGTATCGTCCACAATCTTGACCAAGCAATCTAACGGTTAGTACAGGGCAAGAAGTCATCGCTCAATAGAGCGACTATCGGAACCGTTCGATGATATTAATCGAGCCGGGATACGACCACGCTGACCCGGACGCCGCTTTCTGTGTGGCAACGACAGCAAATCCGAATGTAGCGAAAACCGCGACCACCAGTGCAAGTAGCAAGGGGATTCCAATGAAGGTAAACACTGTGTCGAGGGGTGACGGTACCGCCAGCAGTTCAGTCGGCTCACCGTTGATTGTTACTTCGTCGGCACCAAGGAAGCCTGTCACGAACGCAGCAACTGCCAGAACAATAACGGTGATATGCCAATTAATCGCGTTTCGGGCGTTCTCTCGCGTAAATTCGTGGTCTGATACGGCATACATGATGGCAGGGCCAACGAAACTGGTGAAAAGCGCCAACACGTGGACGAGAATGCCGCCCAAAGAACGATTCTCAGGTTGGTCGGAGCCGGACAGTGTTGCTGTGGAGGGCATTATATTTTGATAACTTGTCTCGCCCTGTATATCTTTTCTTGCTCAGTTCGCACGTGTAGGGCACAGTAGATTCGCGCGAATAAATATCTAAAGAAGAGGATTTCAACAGAGCCTTATAACCGTAGCAACACCTTTCACGCCCTCTTTAAATCTGAAATTACACTGCTGATTCCAAGGCCGAGGTCGTTTCACCTTTCCTGATAGCTGCTGTGTAACCCAGGTATACTTTCATCCTCATTGTAGGAAGAATTTATATTGATGTCATTCTTGAGTGTCAAGATGCCTCAGGAAACCTATCGGTTATTCCCATGGTAGATATTGGTCATAATCGAAATTACCGGTCCCCTTCCCAAACCCTTGAATATTGTACTGTTCTGGTGGATCCTCACCCATATTCAGATAAATATCTCTAATCTGGCATATGAGGTTATGGATCATGAACCCTCGGAAATCCTCAGGGTAGACGAAATCATCATCACCAGGTGGCTCTTTGAACGGTGGAATCATTGGCGTTATTTGCGTCAAATTATCTGAACAACTTGCAAATGTTCCTGTCGTATAATTCATCTCCGCATTCTCATTTGAGTAGTAAATACAGAAATCAGAAAGAACGTTCACAACTTTGTTCGACTCATCAATACAGAATCCTTTCATAATCAGCGAGACCTGGGGTTCACCAGGAAATTCGACTGAGTCTTTAGTAATGCCGTACTCTTCCTTGGTTTTTTCCGGATTGATGAGTGCGTGGTAATACTCACGGAACGCTTCATCAAACTCCTCCGCTGGCATGTTCTCGAGAGCGTCAATCCCCCGTCGTAGTTGTCGAGGGTCCCAGCCGTCCCGAAGGATCTCATATTCCGTCTGAGTATGGGCTTCGAACCTGGCTCGAGCTGCAACTTGATTCATGAGACGTTCCTGTTCTTGGGTTCGCTTCGATGCGTCGAGCGGATACGATTCTTGGGCGTGGAGATCTTCGGAATCCTCGTCTTCAACGTCAATCTCAACGAGATGTTGATTTCCACGTGGATCGATAACTTTCACACCAATAATGCCATCTTCGGTGCCGATGATTTCTGCCTTCATAAATCTACTTTGCTTGTTCGTTGAAGGGAACAATTTCAGAATCGTTGACCCCTAACCCGTCTACCCGATACTTTTCTGGAGGGTGACATCCTTGCATATAGTGGAGATCTCTTATCCTACATTTAAGCTGGTGGATAATAAGGTCCCGGAACCGCTTATCACAGGCGAATATCTCCTCGAGCGGCGGGATTGTAACATAAGCGTCGGGATCGCGCTCGAAAGAAAACTCAGTGTGAGCGAGATCATCGTTTTCGTGATAGAACGCTACTGGATCAGATTGTCTAACAAGTTCATCACGACCATCGTTCAGGAAGAGGAACAGTGCAGTATAGGCAACGTTGTCGACGGGTGGATCCTGAATCGCTTCATAAAAGTCCTCGAAGTGTTCCATAATCTGTGGAACATCGAACGATTCGAGCACGCCGATGGTGTCTTCAATGACGGTCCAGTCGAGGATGGGAAGGAGAAGATCGGCTTCAGTCTGGCGATGAGCCTCGTTTCGTGCCCGGAACTGCACCCGTTTGAGGATTCGGGCAGGTTCTGGATCAGTTTGGGTTGCTTCTGTGAATCGTTCGTGTACGTGACCAATGAGTTCCCCATCCCGGTCGAATAACACGTGGTTCGTGTATCCCTTGCAGTCAGTTACTTCGACTGCGATTCCTACCGAATCTTCTCCGATAATATGTGCATCCATCGATTCGTGTCCGTTATTAGTCATAATTCTCGAAACGTTCCTCTTCATCTAGTATTTTGATGAGTTCGACGACGAGTTCGTCGTATGCTTCCTTCGAATCCTGCGTCTGTTCTGGTTGGGATCTGATTCCTTTCACAGATTTTAGGATATCTTCCTCTATTCTGTCGCCTGTCTCTTTGATTTTTTCTTCAGTGCCAAGTCGATCGGCAGCAATCTTCGTGAGGATTGTTGCAAAGCCTTTGGTGCTCCCCTTCGCTGCTCCGATTGACAGTGCCTCTATTGGATCTGTGCTGCCCGAGTCGACAGTATTGGTCCCTGCCTTCTGTACCGTACCCGCTGTTCCTGATACTCCAGCACTCGATACACCCTCTTTTGCATACTCAACGGGATCTGGTCGATCGATATTCTCCGGATCGACCGATGCCATCGTGCCGACGAGCACACGCGACATCAGCCCTTCCTCCTGTAATGTTTTGATGTACTTTTCACGCTTGTCCTGACTCAGATTCACCCATTCCTCGCTTTGTATTGCTCTGAGATCCCGAAGATTTTCTTCGATCTGTTCAGGACCCGTTGACTGGCCTCCGGTACTAGACTCTATTCCATGGTCTGTCTGTATCTGATCACCGTATTTTGCATTTTCAAACTGGGTTCGCTCAGTTTTAGGTACCTTCTCTTCGTCCCTCTCTTTGGTGAGGTCTCTCTCACTCTCTTTGGCTTCTTTGAGAGCATCTCTGACTAGTTCGAGCTTGTTGTATTCCTCGTAGTCTTTTGGGAGACGTTTATCGACCTGATACTCGAGTTGCGCTTTGACAGGCGCGGTAATCGCCCCCACTGTGGTTGCGATAAACGGCTGACCCAGCGAGAGATCGACTACTGCCCCAGCAGTCGAATTTTCGGCGGTCTCGTTCAGATAATCGCCCCCGGAGAGACCCTGCCAGTGGCGCTCGATCGTTTTTCCGAACTCCGCAGCGATCTCGTCGGATTCGTTCATGAACAGCGCCAGCGTTCGTTGCTCGCGCTCGCTGAGATTCTCGATTCCTTCCCGACTATTGTATAGGATCGAATTGGCGACCTCTTCCCAGGTCCAGTGGACTTCCCCCTCCTCACCCCAGCGCTCACTGTTTCGGAACGACGATTTGGTGAGGTCCTGAAACGTCGCATTATCGAACTCCCGCTCATAGGCCCGCGTAAACGCTGGATGACCGTTCTCGTAGCCGTCACGTAGTGCCTCTGGCAGCTTTTCGAGGACCTCCTCCGGCAGGCCGTCCTCGAACTCCTCGGGGAGGTCTTCCTCGAGTTCGTCGTCAAGGACCTCAAGGAGTTCGTGTTTGTGCATCCGCTGGACGGACAGCGCTGCTTGGCTCGGGGTGAGCGCCCCTACGCCCGCGTCCGATCGGAGCGCCTCACTGGCGAGCTCGTCCGCCTCACGCTCGTACGCACTCGAGGAATCTCGCACCTCGAGTTCCTTTGCAGCCGGCAATCGAGTGACCTGTCCGTCCGTCTGCTGGCGAGTATGCACCAACTCGTGGGCAAGCAGGTACTTGCCTGTGGCGCTGTCCGGATCGAACTCGCCGTAATTGAACACGACGTGCGAGCCCACGGTGAACGCGCGGGCGTCGATCGACTCGCAGGCTTTCGCTGCTTCCGGGCCGGTATGAATCGTGACGTCGTCGAAACGATCACCCAGACGCTCGGCCAAATCCGACTGGACCGCCGCATCCAGCGACTGCCCAGGTGTGGAGAGAACCCGTCGAACTGGGTCGGGAACGGCTGTTTCTCCAGACCGGTCATCATCCAGGTGAGTGTATCTGTTTCGGTGTTTCGACAGCTCGTTCTGCCGTTCGATATCAGTTGGGACTGCTTCAGGAGACTGCGCTTGCCGCGTTCGGAACGCAGCCATCTTCTCGGAATCACCCATTATCTCGACTGGCATCCCTTCGTCGGCCCACTGTTCGACTGTCTCACGACCTTCGGTGTTTACTACCTGCTCGAGCGTCCGCCTGAGAGACGCTGTGGGTACCGAGTGGCCAAGTAACGCTTCGCAGTCGTCGGGTGAGAGCCAGATTCGATCGGCGTGATCGGTATCGGTCTCAGCAGCAGACCGGCTACGCCGAGCAGCAGATGACTGTGAGCCGGTTGTAGTGCGGGTGGCGTTGCGGTTGGATCGACGAGCCGTTGTCGACGGCTTCGACGATGGAGACGCTGATGACTGAGATGATGAAGTACCTGAATCGGAGCTGGATTTCCGAGGGCGGCGAAACCCCATCTATTACAGACAAATGTAGAGAGGAATTATATATCTTACCATTGGAAAGTAGATGAGATTTATACAGATTACTGTAACGATTTACCGGCGCACCCACCGACTGGGTCGTGGGTGCGCCGGAAATGACTTACAGTAAACCGTATGAGTGGTTCCCGAACTCCGTCATCAATATTTTCAGCTCGGTACAAGAAAAAGAAGCAGGGTTGCTGGTATATTCTGGAGATTATATACGAAGCGACGATGGACCGACGCAGAAGGCGGTCTCCCTCCGAAGCGCGAGTGGGAACGGGAAGACGAGGCCGATGACGGCACGGACGTGACGATTCGCCAGGAACTCATCGAGGACTTCGAGGACATCGGCGATACAACACCGCTCTCGGCGGATCGTGACGGCGACTCGCCGTTGAGCAATCTTCTCGATGAAGTAGCGGACGAGGAGGAGATCGACGAGCCGGCACGAGTCGAAGCGCCGACGGTACCCTTCGAGACGAACCTGCCGTGGGTAGACGTCGATCCCGCTGACGAACAGGAGATGAAGCACCAGATCGGGCGGGTATAGTAGCCACTGCAAGTCACTGCACACCTGAGCGCCAGATGACTCGGCGATCAGTGTGTAACTAGTTGCAGTTGTTACTATAATAGTCCGATAGAAGCGGCGCTGGGGTATCGAAAACGGGTTCAAGAAGCTGAAGACGTTCCTCGCAGAGACACAGTCGCCCGACCACCGGTTCCGGTACTTCAATTTCGCGTTCGCCTGTGTCCTATACAACTGCTGGCGGCTGGTGGATATCCTCGTCCAACTCGAACTGGACGGCAAAGTGGGGGACGGGCCGGCGCTCACGGCGAACTCGTTCCTGACGTTCGCCAAGAAGAATTACGGCCACGACCCACCCGACTAACCCACTCGTTTCCGCTGGACTCTCCTCACTGGGGAGCGCCAGCGCTGTCCTGAGCGCGGTTTCTCCAGTGATTTCCTGAGATCTATCCGATAGGTTTCTCAGAAGTGCGTTCTCAATGGCTCTCGGAGAGTTCTTTCAGCCTGTTTAGTCGTGAAACCTGTGCATCATAGAGGCATCTACGCAACATCAGGACACTACATTTCGTATAGCTGTATGTGGTTCATCCTGTCCGTTTCCACGCGTGCTCCTCGCCCTTCCGGAACTCTCCCATCGCGCCTCGGTCGTGTGGCCACAACGAAATTACCAGTATCACCGCGTAGAACACGCCAACGACCACGGACACGACAGTCCCCGAGAAGTCACCAACCGACGCCGCGGTTCGGAAGCTCTCTCCGG
The DNA window shown above is from Natrialba magadii ATCC 43099 and carries:
- a CDS encoding IS5-like element ISNma2 family transposase codes for the protein MQTLPKSRLLRFVEEAFQLAKRAVARYSSKFSKQRYTLHQHIVLLCLKVRKNTTYRTLLDELIEMPRIRNAINLTELPAPSTLCKAFNRLDMAVWRVLLNLSVSLLPTTGVAGIDASGFDRSHASKHYTKRAKLTIQQLKVTLLVDSKVNAVLDLHVTTTRKHDSQIAPSLIKRNPETIDILLGDKGYDDQKIRQLARQHEIRPLIKHREFTPLHKAWNARLDADLYGQRSQSETVNSTLKRKYGAFVRSRRWWKQFRELALGCIVHNLDQAI
- a CDS encoding VOC family protein encodes the protein MDGTLDHVMLRVANLEESLEWYQTHLEYEEKDRYEGDGFTIVYLGPEEMHEDGALLELTHNEGEDDLEVGDAWGHIAVRVPEGELEDYYQQLMDEGVEDYRDPESCGGRYAFVKDPDGHEIEIVKRDPDEGALWSLDHTMIRVEDADEALGYWTRKFEYEHTGRWEADTFSNYFLKPEDAAPEEMALELTYNYDGRSYDMGDAWGHLCVRVDDLEDDWEQLLTREAPDYRDPESNDNMYAFTKDQDGHEIELLERDPDADSLFPF
- a CDS encoding eCIS core domain-containing protein, yielding MPVEIMGDSEKMAAFRTRQAQSPEAVPTDIERQNELSKHRNRYTHLDDDRSGETAVPDPVRRVLSTPGQSLDAAVQSDLAERLGDRFDDVTIHTGPEAAKACESIDARAFTVGSHVVFNYGEFDPDSATGKYLLAHELVHTRQQTDGQVTRLPAAKELEVRDSSSAYEREADELASEALRSDAGVGALTPSQAALSVQRMHKHELLEVLDDELEEDLPEEFEDGLPEEVLEKLPEALRDGYENGHPAFTRAYEREFDNATFQDLTKSSFRNSERWGEEGEVHWTWEEVANSILYNSREGIENLSEREQRTLALFMNESDEIAAEFGKTIERHWQGLSGGDYLNETAENSTAGAVVDLSLGQPFIATTVGAITAPVKAQLEYQVDKRLPKDYEEYNKLELVRDALKEAKESERDLTKERDEEKVPKTERTQFENAKYGDQIQTDHGIESSTGGQSTGPEQIEENLRDLRAIQSEEWVNLSQDKREKYIKTLQEEGLMSRVLVGTMASVDPENIDRPDPVEYAKEGVSSAGVSGTAGTVQKAGTNTVDSGSTDPIEALSIGAAKGSTKGFATILTKIAADRLGTEEKIKETGDRIEEDILKSVKGIRSQPEQTQDSKEAYDELVVELIKILDEEERFENYD
- a CDS encoding sugar transferase, which produces MLTGWRFRIGSVLGVIAVTITAVLAANHPALQALFTTYVPLFNRLEVTVLSGSSLYWAVALSVIAVVGCLIPLYKPQPRRTLDLVLFAQKRVVVAMLALAALGYFKWSHRLPRATLAMIAGVLLVTIPLLFLVIRRHPGKGASRTLIVGDDLGQIERIAPEIDTPVLGYLCPSTVATFSFDEQTIDSHLTTDGGMVVGDPTNQQPGDHDQDSEGKASGETDPNAGTLRHGDHDTVDALTRLGGLSRLEDVLVEYDIDTVVLAFQRPDRAEFFGALDACHEHGVRAKVHRKYADSVLVASSAVDTLVDVDLEPWDPFDHFFKRVFDVCFAAAGLLAFAPLMLVIALAIKLDSAGPVLYSQHRTAGFGETFPIYKFRTMVPEGESATPTDDENNDRITRVGRVLRTTHLDELPQLWSILLGEMSVVGPRAVWTSEEPLLEQDVPAWRKRWFVKPGLTGLAQINDAKSTDPNMKLRYDLEYIRKQSIWFDCTIVIRQLWKVLDDVRGASE
- a CDS encoding DUF4870 domain-containing protein, with the translated sequence MPSTATLSGSDQPENRSLGGILVHVLALFTSFVGPAIMYAVSDHEFTRENARNAINWHITVIVLAVAAFVTGFLGADEVTINGEPTELLAVPSPLDTVFTFIGIPLLLALVVAVFATFGFAVVATQKAASGSAWSYPGSINIIERFR
- a CDS encoding Na+/H+ antiporter NhaC family protein — protein: MSDFGALSLVPPLLAIVLAIVTRRPILSLFVGIWSGGIIATGTHGIGQTFDWISGSIGDVFHAQILVFTLLLGSGVALIWRLGGATAVRNWATNRIRTQRTTGLTTWILGILLFFDDYANTAIVGNTMREISDQMRMSREKLSYIVDSTAAPVATIGLSSWVAFQLSMIDEGYESLVNDDDLDVAAGDVPGVFETFVGSIPFNTYSLLAIVMVGVIVLSRRDYGEMLTAERRSWQTGKVNRDDAQPLQEVEEDLREPIEKKPMLRTFFAPIVALVAVTLAGAFWTGYQEWGAEQAEEGAPTTVTEAMNEEGVVQALVDIVGAGDFAAALVWGSFAMVATAIIIGLAYGLFDLGDSVETVLEGFNLMLTAVTVLVLAWSISAVAEDLGTGDYVATVVGDFLPPELLPIVVLFVAAFVAFTMGSSWATMGIVTPIAITVAYNLTGTFELMPVVVGAVFSGAIFGDHTSPISDTSVLSSTFTGADLIDHIRTQIYYATTVMFVVVICYLLYGYFSVPPIVFLPIGFFLLVGLVYALSELDGLRRGVDPKTSAGPQEPPARSAQDRED